A single Chryseobacterium sp. DNA region contains:
- a CDS encoding Fur family transcriptional regulator: MDTVQKDKNIALIKDVLRNYLLEKGFRNTPERYTILEEIYNMDHHFNVDDLYLLMMQKKYHVSKATIYNTIEIFLDAGLIRKHQFGEKTLTSSSYEKSYFDKQHDHLVIYKKDSDKEIEEIIEFCDPRIQGIKEAIEEAFGVKIDSHSLYFYGTKND, from the coding sequence ATGGATACAGTACAAAAAGACAAAAATATAGCTTTGATCAAGGATGTTTTAAGAAACTACTTATTAGAAAAAGGGTTCAGAAACACTCCTGAAAGATATACGATATTGGAAGAAATTTATAATATGGATCATCATTTTAATGTTGATGATCTGTATCTTCTGATGATGCAGAAGAAATATCACGTTTCCAAAGCAACGATTTACAACACGATTGAAATTTTCCTTGATGCGGGCCTTATCAGAAAGCATCAGTTTGGAGAAAAGACATTGACCTCTTCATCTTACGAGAAGTCTTATTTTGACAAACAGCATGACCATCTTGTGATTTACAAAAAAGACTCTGATAAAGAAATCGAAGAAATCATTGAGTTCTGCGATCCGAGAATTCAGGGAATCAAAGAAGCAATTGAAGAAGCATTTGGCGTAAAAATTGATTCTCATTCGCTGTATTTTTATGGCACTAAGAATGACTAA